A window from Prochlorococcus marinus CUG1435 encodes these proteins:
- the nrdJ gene encoding ribonucleoside-triphosphate reductase, adenosylcobalamin-dependent yields MTIAPNKASSESNSNNLKKDDFPKTAPAAYPVFFRSYSRKTTSGKRENWSEVGERNLSGLKELGKLSEEELILMREMQSNQKAQPSGRWLWIGGTPWINKNQNFSGAYNCTSTNLIDWEAFALMMDLAMMGCGTGAIIEPHFINNLPTVINKINIKSVSEVGITPKDQREEKSSLEVKGKDLHIKVGDSRRGWVDSYKYLLEASSNESLEREIDVYIDLEDIRPAGESLKGFGGMANPIKLKDLYSRVASLLGKAIGRKLSTVECCLLIDEAAVTIVAGNIRRSAGMRQFSSDDKEAASAKENLWSQDENGNWRIDPEKDALRMANHTRVYHTKPTYQTVLDAVTKQFHSGEGAIQFAPEAIARSNADILKDNELRKEFIEIYSEQGKDEARNWINSSYGPFSEEELDHRMSRYGLNPCGEILGNDFHCNLAEVHLNQIDPGNFEEQKKAFKAAALSVACLLNHEFEVERYRKSREYDPIVGVSFTGLFDFCVHAFGTPWLKWWEAGRPNSEEGKAFKEKEAKFLDSWRKIVKETVWEYCDKHNLRRPNRCTTVQPAGTKSLLTGAAPGWHPPKAQRFIRRITFRKNDPIALACMDYGYSVVPSQSDKDENGCLLDNPFDPRCTEWLVEIPTEVSWANIEGADQIDINNFSALAQFDFYMQVQKFYTEHNTSATVEFRENEIEDLAKAIHNAIENNEGYISAALLARFSANATFPRLPFEPISKKEYISLQNKVIERKVNNDFFDALNKYDVGELSEAGPAGCDSDKCLLPLAKPKD; encoded by the coding sequence GTGACTATTGCACCAAATAAAGCTTCTTCGGAGAGCAATTCCAATAATCTAAAGAAAGATGATTTTCCAAAGACTGCGCCAGCTGCTTATCCAGTTTTTTTCAGATCTTATAGTAGAAAAACTACATCTGGCAAAAGGGAGAACTGGAGCGAAGTAGGCGAAAGGAATTTATCGGGATTAAAAGAATTAGGAAAACTTTCTGAAGAAGAACTAATTCTAATGAGAGAGATGCAAAGTAACCAAAAAGCCCAACCCTCAGGAAGATGGTTATGGATAGGTGGAACCCCTTGGATTAATAAGAACCAAAATTTCTCAGGAGCATACAACTGTACCTCAACAAACTTAATTGATTGGGAAGCCTTCGCATTAATGATGGACTTAGCAATGATGGGATGTGGAACAGGTGCAATAATTGAGCCTCATTTTATAAATAATCTTCCTACGGTAATTAACAAAATAAATATTAAATCAGTCAGTGAAGTTGGAATAACTCCTAAAGATCAAAGAGAAGAAAAGTCATCATTAGAAGTCAAAGGAAAAGATCTTCATATCAAAGTTGGAGATAGCAGAAGAGGATGGGTAGATAGCTATAAATATCTTCTTGAGGCATCAAGTAACGAGAGTCTTGAAAGAGAAATTGATGTTTATATTGATTTGGAAGATATCAGGCCTGCTGGAGAATCATTAAAAGGTTTTGGTGGCATGGCAAATCCTATCAAATTGAAAGATCTTTACTCTAGAGTCGCATCACTTCTTGGAAAGGCAATTGGCAGGAAATTAAGTACAGTAGAGTGTTGTTTATTAATTGATGAAGCTGCAGTAACCATAGTTGCTGGGAATATAAGAAGAAGTGCTGGCATGAGACAATTTTCTTCAGATGATAAGGAAGCAGCATCAGCAAAAGAAAATTTATGGAGTCAAGATGAAAATGGTAATTGGAGAATAGATCCTGAAAAAGATGCCCTCAGGATGGCCAATCATACTAGGGTTTACCATACAAAACCTACTTACCAAACTGTTTTGGATGCAGTAACAAAACAATTCCATTCAGGTGAGGGAGCTATTCAATTTGCTCCAGAAGCAATCGCAAGGTCAAATGCAGATATTCTCAAAGATAATGAATTGAGAAAGGAATTTATTGAAATCTACTCAGAACAAGGCAAGGATGAAGCGAGAAATTGGATAAATAGTAGTTATGGTCCTTTTTCAGAAGAAGAGTTAGACCACAGGATGAGCCGATATGGACTTAACCCTTGTGGAGAGATCTTGGGAAATGATTTCCACTGCAATTTGGCTGAAGTTCATTTAAATCAGATTGATCCGGGAAATTTTGAAGAGCAAAAAAAAGCTTTTAAAGCAGCCGCTCTCTCTGTAGCATGCTTACTTAATCATGAATTTGAAGTTGAGCGTTACAGAAAAAGTAGGGAATATGATCCTATTGTAGGAGTAAGTTTCACTGGATTATTTGATTTTTGTGTCCATGCCTTTGGGACGCCATGGTTGAAATGGTGGGAAGCAGGAAGGCCTAATAGCGAAGAAGGGAAGGCCTTCAAAGAAAAGGAAGCTAAATTCTTAGATTCTTGGAGAAAAATAGTAAAAGAAACTGTATGGGAATATTGTGATAAGCATAATCTAAGGAGACCAAATAGATGTACAACAGTTCAGCCAGCTGGAACTAAAAGTCTTCTAACGGGAGCAGCTCCAGGATGGCATCCGCCAAAAGCTCAAAGATTCATTAGAAGAATAACTTTCAGAAAAAATGATCCTATCGCTTTAGCTTGCATGGATTATGGTTACTCAGTTGTACCATCTCAATCTGATAAAGATGAAAATGGGTGCTTACTTGATAATCCATTTGATCCAAGATGTACAGAATGGTTAGTTGAAATCCCTACAGAAGTTAGCTGGGCAAATATAGAGGGCGCGGACCAAATAGACATTAATAATTTCTCAGCATTAGCCCAATTTGATTTTTATATGCAGGTACAGAAGTTTTACACAGAACATAACACCTCCGCAACAGTTGAATTTAGAGAAAATGAAATCGAGGATTTAGCGAAAGCTATTCATAATGCAATAGAAAATAATGAAGGATATATTTCAGCAGCATTACTAGCTCGGTTTAGTGCCAACGCAACTTTCCCGAGATTGCCTTTTGAACCAATAAGTAAAAAGGAATATATATCATTGCAAAATAAAGTTATTGAGAGGAAAGTTAATAATGACTTCTTCGATGCTCTCAATAAATATGATGTAGGAGAACTATCTGAAGCTGGTCCTGCAGGTTGTGATTCAGATAAGTGTCTGCTTCCTCTAGCTAAACCGAAAGATTAA
- a CDS encoding peptide chain release factor 3: MSLGTKILNNKEILDAVNKRRNFAIISHPDAGKTTLTEKLLLYGGAIQQAGAVKARGNQRKATSDWMELEKQRGISITSTVLQFEYERSVINLLDTPGHQDFSEDTYRTLAAADNAVMLEDAAKGLEPQTRKLFEVCKMRKIPIFTFINKMDRPGRDPFSLLDEIESELGLNTLPINWPIGSGEEFRGVIDRFSREVILFDKALRGKQSNEKRLSLEDKELSKYVERDLLENSLEELEVLDEAGSKFETEKVFNGSLTPVFFGSAMTNFGVRPFLDSFLKMAQKPTSRNSNKGDIEPASDEFSGFVFKLQANMDPKHRDRVAFIRVCSGKFEKDMSVKHSRTGKTIRLSRPQKIFGQDREVVDDAYPGDVIGLNNPGMFSIGDTLYTGAHLEYEGIPSFSPEIFSWLRNPNPSAFKNFRKGVNELREEGAVQILYDFDESKRDPILAAVGQLQLEVVTHRLKSEYGVDANLEAMPYQLARWISDGWPAIEKLGRIFNCKIVKDCWNRPVILFKNEWNLNQFVEDNNQLNLNKVAPVVSGVEPIVL, from the coding sequence ATGAGCTTAGGTACAAAAATTCTAAATAATAAAGAAATACTGGATGCGGTAAATAAAAGAAGAAATTTTGCTATTATTTCCCATCCAGATGCTGGGAAAACGACTCTTACTGAAAAGCTTCTTTTGTATGGAGGCGCCATTCAACAGGCAGGAGCCGTGAAAGCTAGGGGTAATCAGAGAAAAGCTACCTCAGACTGGATGGAACTTGAGAAACAAAGAGGTATTTCTATTACCTCAACTGTATTGCAATTTGAATATGAAAGATCAGTAATCAATCTATTAGATACACCAGGACACCAAGATTTTTCTGAAGATACTTATAGAACATTAGCTGCTGCTGATAATGCAGTTATGTTGGAAGATGCTGCTAAAGGACTAGAACCTCAAACCAGAAAATTGTTTGAAGTTTGCAAGATGCGAAAAATACCAATATTTACTTTCATAAATAAAATGGATAGACCAGGAAGAGATCCATTTTCTTTACTAGATGAAATTGAATCAGAACTTGGACTAAATACTTTACCTATTAACTGGCCAATTGGGAGTGGTGAGGAATTTAGAGGGGTTATTGATAGATTTTCGAGGGAGGTTATTTTATTTGATAAAGCCTTGAGAGGGAAACAATCGAATGAGAAAAGATTAAGTCTTGAAGATAAAGAGCTATCAAAATACGTAGAGAGAGATTTACTCGAAAACTCACTTGAAGAATTGGAGGTCCTTGATGAGGCAGGATCGAAATTTGAAACAGAAAAAGTCTTTAATGGCTCTTTAACCCCAGTTTTCTTTGGATCTGCTATGACAAATTTTGGAGTAAGACCATTTTTAGATAGTTTTTTAAAAATGGCACAAAAACCAACTTCAAGAAATAGTAATAAAGGGGATATTGAACCTGCAAGCGATGAATTTAGTGGATTTGTTTTTAAGCTGCAGGCAAATATGGATCCAAAGCACAGAGATAGGGTTGCTTTTATAAGAGTTTGTAGTGGCAAATTTGAAAAGGATATGTCAGTTAAACATTCCAGAACTGGGAAAACAATCAGATTATCAAGACCACAAAAAATATTTGGGCAAGATAGAGAAGTAGTTGATGATGCCTATCCTGGAGATGTTATTGGTTTAAATAATCCGGGTATGTTTTCTATTGGAGATACTCTTTATACTGGTGCGCATCTGGAATATGAGGGCATACCATCCTTTAGTCCTGAAATATTCAGCTGGCTAAGAAATCCAAATCCCTCAGCATTTAAAAACTTTAGAAAGGGTGTTAATGAACTTCGAGAAGAAGGTGCTGTTCAGATTCTTTATGACTTTGATGAGAGCAAAAGAGACCCTATACTCGCAGCTGTTGGTCAATTGCAGTTGGAGGTAGTAACTCACAGATTAAAAAGTGAATATGGTGTTGATGCAAATCTTGAAGCAATGCCATATCAATTGGCTAGATGGATTTCTGATGGATGGCCAGCCATTGAAAAACTAGGCAGAATATTTAATTGTAAAATAGTTAAAGATTGTTGGAATAGGCCAGTTATTCTTTTCAAAAATGAGTGGAATCTAAATCAATTTGTTGAAGACAATAATCAATTAAATTTAAACAAAGTTGCTCCTGTTGTTAGTGGAGTCGAACCAATTGTTTTATAA
- a CDS encoding DUF4278 domain-containing protein → MTLIYRGQKYVQNKEAAKKQHNELTYRGKAYTS, encoded by the coding sequence ATGACTCTAATTTACAGAGGACAAAAGTACGTCCAAAACAAAGAAGCAGCTAAGAAGCAGCATAACGAACTAACTTACAGAGGCAAAGCTTATACAAGCTAG
- a CDS encoding pentapeptide repeat-containing protein, with protein MRFIILTVLMIVITLPSKSFAALDYGKQSLVGADFSGSDLKGATFYLTDLQDANLSDCELQNATLYGAKLKDTNLSNSNLREVTLDSAVLDGTDLSNTNLEDSFAYSTQFENVKIQGADFTNVFLPKDIVRKFCESASGTNPFTNRETRETLECDYI; from the coding sequence ATGAGATTTATAATTTTAACTGTTTTAATGATTGTTATAACTCTCCCTTCTAAAAGCTTTGCTGCATTGGATTATGGTAAACAATCCTTGGTAGGAGCAGATTTTTCTGGATCCGATTTAAAAGGAGCAACTTTCTATTTGACAGATTTACAAGACGCAAATTTATCAGATTGTGAGCTCCAAAATGCTACTCTTTATGGAGCAAAACTCAAAGATACCAATTTAAGTAATTCCAATTTAAGAGAAGTAACATTAGATTCAGCTGTTTTAGATGGAACAGATTTATCAAATACTAACTTAGAGGATTCTTTTGCTTATAGTACACAGTTTGAAAATGTAAAAATCCAAGGTGCAGACTTCACAAATGTTTTTCTGCCAAAAGATATTGTTAGGAAATTTTGTGAAAGTGCCTCTGGTACTAATCCATTCACAAATAGAGAAACTAGAGAGACTTTGGAGTGTGATTACATCTAA
- a CDS encoding GMC family oxidoreductase produces the protein MDISPYDAIVVGSGATGGIAALTLAEQGIKVLVIEAGPKIKRLEASNYEPKNTLKRLSGVLTKKHANQRQHPGYWKNNPDLYSNELKHPYDFPKKKPFLWTQGKQYGGRSLTWGGITLRLSSEDFQPAKKDGFGPNWPISYDELSPHYDFIESFCGIYGRKDDIKEVPNGKYIGEIPLTESEKVFGSKVKSKLNYPFIQSRGFDRNSSVKDKEWPKSSSIGSTFKKALDTGNVQIISNYLVESFEINKLTELASKLTIVNLENGCKKELNCDLILLCASTISTLRILLNSEYKSNSSGFKDNSGKLGKYLMDHISICRFFSVPKSKNSGKPLDNLPDLSGAGSFFIPFGSNLPKIDDINFHRGYGIWGAIDRLGIPKFLQKDTNTSIGFLIAHGEVLPREKNSVSLSRKTDEWGVPIPNIEFEWSENELNMAKHMENTIRKSIKAANGEIKNINELMNIPLGSLITKNLIALSDGPPPPGYYIHEVGGAPMGLNEENSVVDKFNRLWRCKNVLVLDGACWPTSSWQSPTLTMMALSRRACLNIKRT, from the coding sequence TTGGATATAAGTCCTTATGATGCAATTGTTGTGGGTTCTGGCGCTACAGGAGGAATAGCAGCACTTACATTGGCAGAACAGGGGATAAAAGTTTTAGTAATAGAAGCCGGACCAAAAATTAAAAGGCTTGAGGCTAGTAATTATGAGCCCAAAAATACATTAAAAAGATTATCAGGAGTTTTAACAAAAAAACATGCCAATCAACGCCAACATCCGGGTTATTGGAAAAATAATCCTGACTTATATTCAAATGAATTGAAACATCCTTATGACTTCCCCAAGAAAAAGCCCTTTCTTTGGACTCAAGGTAAACAATATGGGGGAAGATCATTAACTTGGGGAGGCATAACATTAAGACTTTCTTCAGAAGATTTTCAACCCGCAAAAAAAGACGGATTCGGACCAAACTGGCCTATTTCATACGATGAATTATCCCCTCACTATGATTTTATTGAAAGTTTCTGTGGAATCTATGGAAGAAAGGATGATATTAAGGAAGTCCCAAACGGTAAATATATTGGTGAAATACCTCTTACAGAAAGCGAAAAAGTTTTCGGAAGCAAAGTTAAATCGAAATTAAACTATCCATTTATCCAATCAAGAGGCTTTGATCGTAATTCATCAGTAAAAGATAAAGAATGGCCCAAATCCTCAAGTATAGGAAGCACTTTTAAAAAAGCTTTGGATACTGGAAATGTACAAATAATCTCTAATTATCTAGTAGAGTCTTTTGAGATTAACAAGCTAACAGAGCTTGCATCAAAACTAACGATCGTAAACTTAGAAAATGGATGCAAAAAAGAATTAAATTGTGATTTAATCCTCCTTTGCGCATCAACAATTTCAACACTCAGAATACTTCTGAACTCAGAATATAAATCAAACTCCTCAGGTTTTAAAGATAATTCTGGAAAATTAGGTAAATACCTTATGGACCATATATCTATCTGTAGATTTTTTTCAGTCCCAAAATCAAAAAACTCAGGAAAACCATTAGATAATCTTCCCGATCTTTCTGGAGCAGGCAGCTTCTTTATTCCATTCGGTTCAAATTTACCCAAGATTGACGACATAAATTTCCATAGAGGTTATGGAATCTGGGGAGCAATTGATAGATTAGGGATTCCTAAATTTTTGCAAAAAGATACAAACACATCCATTGGTTTTCTCATAGCCCATGGTGAAGTCCTTCCTAGAGAGAAAAACTCAGTTTCTCTCTCAAGAAAAACAGATGAATGGGGTGTCCCAATTCCAAACATTGAATTCGAATGGAGCGAAAACGAGTTAAACATGGCTAAACATATGGAAAATACAATACGAAAATCAATCAAAGCTGCAAATGGAGAAATAAAAAATATTAATGAACTAATGAATATCCCATTAGGGAGTTTAATTACAAAAAATTTGATCGCACTTTCAGATGGTCCTCCTCCTCCTGGATATTACATTCATGAGGTAGGGGGAGCACCAATGGGGTTGAATGAAGAAAATAGCGTAGTTGATAAATTTAATCGATTATGGAGATGTAAGAATGTACTCGTACTAGATGGAGCATGCTGGCCCACATCATCTTGGCAAAGCCCCACACTTACAATGATGGCCTTGAGTAGAAGAGCATGTTTAAATATTAAAAGGACTTAG
- a CDS encoding LEM domain-containing protein produces the protein MNNRKIIKGYKTLISSSFKVDTSTDKFKDGIIYTLYNDEFNSLKVGFAENEKVLEKKISSEASILLDMKKGNKKDLFLLITTIKELGIKYSDNLYFEYSISLMRHLSILGWPIGRSLYKQRKIKKELLCA, from the coding sequence ATGAATAACAGAAAAATCATAAAAGGATACAAAACATTGATATCATCAAGTTTTAAAGTAGATACTTCTACAGATAAATTCAAAGATGGAATAATTTATACTCTTTACAATGATGAATTTAATTCACTTAAAGTTGGTTTTGCTGAAAATGAAAAGGTTCTAGAAAAAAAAATATCTAGTGAGGCATCAATCTTATTAGATATGAAAAAAGGCAACAAGAAAGATCTATTTTTATTAATTACCACTATAAAAGAACTTGGTATCAAATATTCAGACAATCTTTATTTCGAATACTCAATTTCTTTAATGAGACACTTGTCTATATTAGGTTGGCCTATTGGAAGATCACTTTATAAACAAAGAAAAATTAAAAAAGAACTTTTATGTGCATAA
- the gloA gene encoding lactoylglutathione lyase: protein MRILHTMLRVGDLDKSIDFYVNRLGMNLLRKKDYPHGKFTLAFVGYGSEKENTVIELTYNWDKNSEDYELGDKYGHIAIGVKDIHLICQGLENNGCKITTKPKTMKNSNTLLAFVEDPDGYKIELIERD from the coding sequence ATGCGTATCCTACATACTATGTTGAGAGTTGGAGATTTAGATAAATCCATTGATTTCTATGTCAATAGATTAGGAATGAATTTATTAAGAAAGAAGGATTACCCTCATGGAAAATTCACTTTGGCATTTGTTGGCTATGGTTCAGAGAAAGAAAATACAGTAATTGAATTAACTTATAACTGGGACAAAAATTCAGAAGACTATGAGCTTGGAGATAAATACGGTCATATAGCTATTGGAGTAAAAGATATTCATCTTATTTGCCAAGGATTAGAAAATAATGGCTGTAAAATAACAACTAAACCTAAAACGATGAAAAACAGTAATACTCTCTTGGCTTTTGTTGAGGATCCTGATGGATATAAAATTGAACTTATTGAGAGAGATTAA
- a CDS encoding RNA recognition motif-containing protein: MTLSLNIGNLFNDSSSHALVDELRKRTSEEEILDFEEKFNSKNEKNLHIYICRFLKNRSISRGLASKWLVTIIKNKESKINALQKLNN; encoded by the coding sequence ATGACATTAAGCTTAAATATTGGGAACTTATTTAATGATTCCTCTAGTCATGCTTTAGTTGATGAGCTAAGAAAAAGGACCTCCGAAGAAGAAATATTAGACTTTGAAGAAAAATTTAACTCCAAAAATGAAAAAAATCTACACATATATATATGTAGATTCCTAAAAAATAGATCAATATCCAGGGGACTTGCCTCTAAGTGGTTAGTAACAATAATCAAAAACAAAGAATCAAAAATTAATGCTTTGCAAAAATTAAATAATTAA
- a CDS encoding VTT domain-containing protein, producing MIYAILIICLVSLTPFPTLPLTIYYYSKYGFVDGFVIVTVASNLKIFIHYYLGSLLRNKKINLFNLGNKISKVKRKYKLIKTKDILLIRLSNLFVTRILNIFLGFINFPLKKTFIINNIAILPWQLLYFYFATKVDFLSQILIEFGIDLSIVKFLSIISITSIAFLFVRIIVKLFKRFNLISRIGNIVK from the coding sequence ATGATATATGCAATATTAATAATTTGTTTAGTCTCACTAACACCTTTCCCTACTCTTCCTTTAACAATCTATTACTACTCCAAGTACGGTTTCGTTGATGGATTTGTCATTGTAACAGTAGCTTCAAATCTAAAAATTTTTATTCATTACTATTTAGGTAGTTTATTAAGAAATAAAAAAATCAATCTTTTTAATTTAGGAAACAAAATTTCTAAGGTAAAAAGAAAATACAAATTAATAAAAACAAAAGACATTTTATTAATTAGATTGTCTAATTTATTTGTCACGAGAATATTAAATATCTTCTTAGGATTTATTAATTTCCCTTTGAAAAAAACATTTATAATCAATAATATTGCAATTCTTCCTTGGCAATTACTTTATTTTTACTTTGCAACTAAAGTCGATTTCTTATCACAAATACTGATTGAATTTGGAATAGATTTGTCAATTGTCAAATTCTTGTCAATTATATCTATCACATCAATTGCTTTCTTATTTGTAAGGATTATTGTGAAATTATTTAAGAGATTCAATTTAATTAGCCGTATAGGGAATATCGTCAAATAG
- a CDS encoding pectate lyase, with the protein MKLIKTPWGEISPEVNLFPIYYLLFIYGFVYIFPYGEDIIGLTWFDLLKIEDGPLEWLQFFEYLISSIFGVLIYFKSKTKNTINSFIWLILSAFCFIVAAEEISWGERITGFSINSLTEISIQSETNLHNLPFFHDFFLDPILIAICILFGWIGWRKWPYLNSIPNKKLSLFFLITALYIFYYEISWASTVEHIRNDLEIYEFLLSTGIFLHFWNNFKLLFKVNSQ; encoded by the coding sequence TTGAAATTAATTAAAACTCCATGGGGTGAGATCTCTCCAGAGGTAAATTTATTCCCCATTTATTACCTTCTTTTTATTTACGGATTTGTATATATTTTTCCATATGGGGAGGATATTATAGGTTTAACGTGGTTTGACTTATTAAAAATTGAAGACGGTCCTTTGGAATGGCTTCAGTTTTTTGAATACTTAATTTCATCAATATTTGGTGTTTTAATCTATTTCAAAAGTAAAACTAAAAATACAATAAATTCGTTTATTTGGTTAATTCTCAGCGCCTTTTGCTTCATCGTTGCTGCTGAGGAAATAAGTTGGGGAGAGAGAATCACAGGTTTTTCAATTAATTCTCTAACAGAAATAAGTATTCAAAGTGAAACTAATTTACATAATCTTCCATTTTTCCATGATTTCTTTCTTGATCCTATTTTGATTGCAATTTGCATTTTATTTGGTTGGATAGGTTGGAGAAAATGGCCATATTTGAATTCAATCCCCAACAAAAAATTGAGTTTATTTTTCTTGATAACAGCGTTATATATTTTTTATTACGAGATATCATGGGCTTCTACAGTTGAACACATAAGAAACGATTTAGAAATTTATGAATTTTTACTTTCAACTGGTATATTTTTACATTTTTGGAATAACTTCAAATTACTTTTTAAAGTAAATTCTCAATAA
- a CDS encoding VHS domain-containing protein: protein MPSNWSKIRDEWLERTAITKDDAKWALEALINSEEELFEIEQKVKNKEDATSQVKVLKKKVKETISSKEISLDDIALNTSNSNKVQISVPSNLTYLLKVWAAAEGRDLSSVAFQCLETGIREMKSKGSIPSVAVNRYDSACQKRIALAEINNLLEKYEIAQNEIK, encoded by the coding sequence ATGCCTAGTAATTGGTCAAAGATAAGAGATGAATGGCTTGAGAGAACTGCCATTACAAAAGATGATGCTAAATGGGCATTAGAAGCTTTAATTAACTCTGAAGAGGAGTTATTTGAAATAGAACAAAAAGTCAAGAATAAAGAGGACGCTACAAGCCAAGTAAAAGTTTTGAAGAAAAAAGTTAAAGAAACTATTTCCTCTAAAGAAATTAGTCTCGATGATATTGCATTAAATACTTCAAATTCAAACAAAGTACAGATCTCAGTTCCATCAAATCTTACTTATCTTTTAAAAGTTTGGGCTGCAGCAGAAGGTCGGGATCTTTCGAGTGTTGCTTTTCAGTGTTTAGAAACTGGAATAAGGGAAATGAAAAGCAAAGGTTCAATACCTTCTGTAGCAGTAAATAGATATGACTCCGCCTGTCAAAAGAGGATCGCACTAGCAGAAATAAACAATCTATTGGAGAAATACGAAATAGCTCAAAATGAAATCAAATAA
- a CDS encoding methyltransferase domain-containing protein, with protein MERVPEPELMEEKKQVISYDEADFSEGEVNLINQINQYLLKKNISLGEKDLIVDLGCGPGNISEKLAIKWPNTEVVGIDGSKEMILRAEYNKSISTSQKKLKNLRYICSDIKDIKSNNFLLKKRISLLVSNSLIHHITNLEDFFNTIRSLSSVFTVNFHKDLKRPLDEKSALELKAQCSKKYNEILTNDYYASLRASYTFKELKKFTLENDLSSLDVFEEGDNYLIVYGNV; from the coding sequence ATGGAAAGAGTCCCCGAACCTGAATTAATGGAAGAAAAAAAGCAGGTCATTTCTTATGACGAAGCTGATTTTTCAGAAGGGGAAGTTAATCTAATTAATCAAATAAATCAATATCTTTTGAAAAAAAATATTTCTTTAGGTGAAAAAGATTTAATAGTTGATTTAGGATGCGGCCCAGGAAATATTTCTGAGAAGTTAGCAATAAAATGGCCTAATACTGAGGTCGTAGGAATAGATGGTTCTAAAGAGATGATTTTGAGAGCAGAATATAATAAAAGTATTTCTACTAGTCAAAAAAAATTAAAAAATTTACGCTACATTTGTTCTGACATAAAAGACATTAAATCGAATAATTTCTTACTTAAAAAAAGGATTAGTTTGCTTGTAAGCAATAGTTTGATACATCACATTACTAATCTTGAGGATTTCTTCAACACCATAAGAAGTTTGTCTAGTGTTTTCACTGTAAATTTTCACAAGGATTTAAAAAGGCCATTAGATGAAAAGTCAGCTTTAGAACTCAAAGCACAATGTTCAAAAAAATATAACGAGATTTTAACAAATGATTATTATGCATCTTTAAGAGCTTCTTATACTTTTAAAGAGTTAAAAAAATTCACTTTAGAGAATGATCTATCCTCTTTAGATGTGTTTGAAGAAGGTGATAATTATTTAATAGTCTATGGTAATGTTTAA